A region of Neovison vison isolate M4711 chromosome 7, ASM_NN_V1, whole genome shotgun sequence DNA encodes the following proteins:
- the PCF11 gene encoding pre-mRNA cleavage complex 2 protein Pcf11 isoform X1, with product MSEQTPAEAGTAGAREDACRDYQSSLEDLTFNSKPHINMLTILAEENLPFAKEIVSLIEAQTAKAPSSEKLPVMYLMDSIVKNVGREYLTAFTKNLVATFICVFEKVDENTRKSLFKLRSTWDEIFPLKKLYALDVRVNSLDPAWPIKPLPPNVNTSSIHVNPKFLNKSPEEPSTPGTVVSSPSISTPPIVPDIQKNLTQEQLIRQQLLAKQKQLLELQQKKLELELEQAKAQLAVSLSVQQETSNLGPGSAPSKLHVPQIAPMAVKPPHQVPVQPEKSRPGPSLQIQDLKGTNRDPRLNRMSQHSSHGKDQSHRKEFLMNTLSQSDIKTSKTVPSEKLNSSKQEKSKSGEKITKKELDQLDSKSKSKSKSPSPLKNKLSHTKDLKNQESETARVSDMSKRDPRLKKHLQDKTDSKDDDVKEKRKTTEKKDKDEHMKSSEHRLVGSRNKIINGIVQKQDTTIDESEKQGTKPGRSSTRKRSRSRSPKSRSPIIHSPKRRDRRSPKRRQRSMSPTSTPKAGKIRQSGVKQSHMEEFTLPSREERNAKRSNKQDIRDPRRIKKTEEERPQEGANQHSTKSGTEPKENVENWQSSKSTKRWKSGWEENKSLQQGDEHSKSPHLRHRESWSSTKGILSPRAPKQQHRLSVDANLQIPKELTLASKRELLQKTSERLASGEITQDEFLVVVHQIRQLFQYQEGKHRCSVRDSPTEENKGGLKKKPLLSDAELTYYEHKAKLKRTQVQHSFPRLDLLDPDIFDYPLTDALLSGIECEPSKSKHASRNSGAQFDRKEQFSERARRLSPISGSRTYAENLSPHEGRRRHDEQVSAKGVREEQRSPFNDRFPLKRPRYEDSDKPFVDSPASRFAGLDTNQRLTALAEDRPLFDGPSRPSVTRDGPTKMIFDGPNKLSPRIDGPPTPGSLRFDGSPGQMGGGGPLRFEGPQGQLGGGCPLRFEGPPGPVGTPLRFEGPIGQAGGGGFRFEGSPGLRFEGSAGGLRFEGPGGQPVGGLRFEGHRGQPVGGLRFEGPHGQPVGGLRFDNPRGQPVGGLRFEGGHGPSGAAMRFDGPHGQPAGGIRFEGPLLQQGVGMRFEGPHGQSVASLRFEGQHNQLGGNLRFEGPHGQPGVGIRFEGPLVQQGGGMRFEGPSVPGGGLRIEGPLGQGGPRFEGCHALRFDGQPGQPSLLPRYDGLHGQPGPRFERTGQPGPQRFDGPPGQQVQPRFDGVPQRFDGPQHQQASRFDIPLGLQSSRFDNHPSQRLESVSFSQTGPYNDPPGNAFNAPSQGLQFQRHEQMFDSPQGPNFNGPHGPGNQSFSNPLNRASGHYFDEKNIQSSQFGNFGNLPAPITVGNIQASQQVLTGVAQPVAFGQGQQFLPVHPQNPGAFVQNPSGGLPKAYPDNHLSQVDVNELFSKLLKTGILKLSQPDSAAAQVNEVAAQPPPEEEEDQNEDQNVPDLTNFTIEELKQRYDSVINRLYTGIQCYSCGMRFTTSQTDVYADHLDWHYRQNRTEKDVSRKVTHRRWYYSLTDWIEFEEIADLEERAKSQFFEKVHEEVVLKTQEAAKEKEFQSVPAGPAGAVESCEICQEQFEQYWDEEEEEWHLKNAIRVDGKIYHPSCYEDYQNTSSFDCTPSPSKTPAENPLNIMLNIVKNELQEPCESPQVKEERIDTPPACTEESIAAPTEIKTENDTVESV from the exons ATGTCAGAGCAGACGCCGGCCGAGGCCGGTACTGCGGGGGCCCGGGAGGACGCCTGTCGGGATTATCAATCATCACTCGAAGACCTGACCTTCAATAGCAAACCGCACATCAATATGCTGACCATTCTAGCCGAGGAGAACCTGCCCTTCGCCAAGGAGATCGTCTCTCTCATCGAGGCCCAAACCGCCAAG gctccttcctcagagaAGCTTCCTGTTATGTACCTTATGGATTCTATCGTGAAAAACGTTGGAAGAGAGTATCTCACTGCCTTTACTAAAAATCTAGTTGcaacatttatttgtgtgtttgaaaAG GTGgatgaaaatactagaaaaagtttatttaaattacGTTCCACATGGGATGAAATATTCCCTTTGAAGAAACTTTATGCCCTGGATGTCAGAGTCAATTCGTTAGATCCTGCTTGGCCCATTAAACCTCTGCCCCCCAATGTGAATACATCTAGCATCCATGTGAatcctaaatttttaaataaatcg CCTGAAGAGCCTTCAACACCTGGCACAGTGGTCAGTTCCCCTAGCATCTCCACTCCTCCAATTGTTCCTGATATACAGAAGAATCTTACCCAAGAACAACTAATAAGGCAGCAGTTactggcaaaacaaaaacagttgttAGAACTTCAGCAGAAAAAGCTGGAGCTTGAGCTAGAGCAAGCTAAGGCACAACTG gCAGTATCTCTTAGTGTTCAGCAGGAGACATCCAACTTAGGTCCTGGATCAGCACCATCCAAATTACATGTTCCACAAATTGCCCCTATGGCAGTTAAACCTCCCCATCAGGTTCCTGTGCAACCTGAGAAAAGCCGTCCAGGTCCATCCTTACAAATTCAGGATTTGAAAGGAACTAATCGGGATCCCCGTCTTAATAGGATGAGTCAACATTCTTCGCATGGAAAGGATCAGAGTCACAGGAAAGAATTCCTAATGAACACATTGAGCCAGTCTGATATTAAGACAAGCAAAACTGTACCCTCTGAAAAACTAAATTCATCCAAGCAAGAGAAAAGTAAATCAGGTGAAAAAATAACCAAGAAAGAACTTGACCAATTAGattctaaatctaaatctaaatctaaatcacCATCacctttgaaaaacaaattatccCACACAAAAGACTTGAAAAATCAAGAATCTGAAACTGCAAGGGTGTCTGATATGAGCAAGAGAGATCCGAGGTTAAAAAAACATCTTCAGGATAAGACTGATAGCAAAGATGATGAtgtaaaagagaagagaaaaactacagaaaaaaaggataaagatgAGCACATGAAATCATCTGAACACAGACTGGTTGGAAgtagaaataaaatcatcaatggCATCGTACAAAAGCAGGATACAACAATAGACGAATCAGAAAAACAAGGGACAAAACCAGGGAGATCAAGTACTAGAAAGCGATCAAGATCGAGATCACCCAAGTCTCGGTCACCAATTATACATTCTCCGAAGAGAAGAGATAGGCGGTCACCCAAACGAAGGCAGAGGAGTATGTCTCCAACTTCGACACCCAAAGCTGGTAAGATTCGGCAATCAGGAGTTAAGCAGTCACATATGGAAGAGTTTACGCTACCTTCTAGGGAAGAGCGAAATGCCAAGAGAAGTAATAAACAAGATATTCGAGATCCAAGGAGaataaaaaagactgaagagGAACGACCACAAGAAGGTGCAAATCAACATTCTACAAAGTCGGGCACTGAACCAAAGGAGAATGTAGAAAATTGGCAAAGTTCCAAGTCTACCAAAAGATGGAAATCTggttgggaagaaaataaaag CTTACAACAGGGTGATGAACATAGTAAATCTCCTCATCTAAGGCATAGGGAGAGCTGGTCAAGCACTAAAGGAATTTTGTCACCTCGGGCCCCAAAGCAGCAGCATCGATTAAGTGTAGATGCCAATCTTCAGATTCCTAAAGAGTTAACTCTTGCAAGCAAAAGAGAATTACTTCAAAAG ACGAGTGAACGTTTAGCATCTGGTGAAATTACACAGGATGAGTTCCTTGTTGTTGTGCATCAAATTCGACAGCTATTTCAGTATCAAGAAGGTAAACATAGATGCAGTGTACGGGATAGtcctacagaagaaaataaaggtggattaaaaaagaaacctctcTTATCTGATGCTGAATTAACCTACTATGAACATAAAGCAAAACTGAAAAGGACACAGGTTCAGCATTCATTTCCAAGACTTGATCTCTTAGATCCTGATATTTTTGACTACCCTTTGACTGATGCCTTGTTGTCTGGAATAGAATGTGAGCCATCCAAAAGTAAACATGCAAGTAGGAATAGTGGAGCACAGTTTGACAGAAAAGAACAATTTAGTGAAAGAGCAAGACGTCTTTCTCCTATATCTGGGAGTCGTACTTATGCTGAGAATCTTTCACCCCATGAGGGCCGGAGAAGACATGACGAGCAAGTCTCTGCTAAAG gTGTACGAGAAGAGCAGAGATCACCATTCAATGATCGTTTTCCACTTAAGCGACCTAGATATGAAGATTCAGATAAACCATTTGTAGATAGCCCAGCATCAAGATTTGCCGGCCTTGATACAAATCAGCGACTTACAGCTTTAGCTGAAGATAGACCATTATTTGATGGACCTAGTAGGCCATCAGTAACAAGAGATGGCCCAACCAAGATGATTTTTGACGGACCTAATAAATTAAGCCCTAGAATTGATGGACCTCCTACACCAGGTTCTCTTCGGTTTGATGGTTCACCAGGACAAATGGGGGGAGGTGGCCCTTTGAGATTTGAAGGACCACAAGGTCAGCTAGGAGGTGGGTGTCCTTTGAGATTTGAAGGTCCTCCAGGACCAGTAGGGACACCTTTGCGGTTTGAGGGGCCGATTGGTCAAGCAGGAGGAGGTGGTTTTCGGTTTGAAGGTTCTCCTGGTCTGAGGTTTGAGGGATCTGCAGGTGGTTTGCGATTTGAAGGACCAGGGGGCCAGCCCGTGGGTGGTCTCAGGTTTGAGGGACATCGGGGTCAACCTGTGGGTGGTCTAAGGTTTGAGGGACCGCATGGTCAGCCTGTGGGTGGACTTAGATTTGATAATCCCCGAGGTCAGCCTGTTGGTGGACTTAGATTTGAAGGTGGTCATGGTCCATCAGGGGCTGCAATGAGGTTTGATGGACCTCATGGTCAGCCAGCAGGTGGGATCAGATTTGAAGGCCCTTTGCTACAGCAGGGAGTTGGAATGAGGTTTGAGGGCCCCCATGGTCAGTCAGTAGCCAGCTTGAGGTTTGAAGGACAACATAATCAGCTTGGTGGGAACCTTAGGTTTGAGGGTCCACATGGTCAACCAGGGGTTGGGATCAGGTTTGAAGGACCGTTAGTCCAACAGGGAGGTGGAATGAGGTTTGAGGGTCCTTCTGTGCCAGGAGGTGGCCTGAGAATTGAAGGGCCTCTGGGTCAAGGTGGTCCAAGATTTGAAGGTTGTCATGCTTTAAGGTTTGATGGGCAACCAGGTCAGCCATCACTTTTGCCCAGATATGATGGATTACATGGGCAGCCAGGTCCTAGATTTGAAAGAACTGGTCAGCCAGGCCCACAGAGATTTGATGGACCACCTGGACAGCAGGTTCAACCAAGATTTGATGGTGTACCTCAAAGATTTGATGGTCCACAACACCAGCAAGCATCAAGGTTCGATATTCCTCTTGGTCTTCAAAGCTCACGGTTTGACAATCATCCTTCACAGAGGCTTGAATCAGTCTCTTTCAGTCAGACTGGTCCATATAATGATCCACCTGGCAATGCTTTTAATGCCCCATCCCAAGGACTACAGTTTCAAAGACATGAACAAATGTTTGATTCACCTCAAGGACCAAATTTTAATGGACCACATGGCCCTGGAAACCAGAGCTTCTCCAATCCCCTTAACAGAGCTTCTGGACACTATTTTGATGAAAAGAATATACAGAGTTCCCAATTTGGAAACTTTGGCAATTTACCTGCTCCAATAACAGTGGGGAATATTCAGGCATCTCAACAG GTTCTTACTGGTGTTGCCCAGCCGGTAGCATTTGGGCAAGGACAACAGTTTTTGCCGGTTCATCCACAAAATCCTGGAGCATTTGTTCAGAATCCTTCAG gaggtctTCCTAAGGCATATCCTGATAATCATCTCAGTCAGGTGGAtgtaaatgaattattttcaaaactgCTAAAAACGGGAATTCTCAAATTGTCTCAGCCTGATTCAGCTGCAGCAC AAGTAAATGAAGTTGCTGCTCAGCCTCCCCCTGAAGAGGAGGAAGATCAAAATGAAGATCAAAATGTTCCAGATCTTACCAATTTTACAATTGAAGAATTGAAACA acgtTATGATAGTGTTATAAATCGACTGTACACTGGTATTCAGTGTTACTCCTGTGGAATGAGGTTTACAACATCACAGACAGACGTATACGCAGATCACTTGGACTGGCATTATCGGCAAAATAGAACGGAAAAAGATGTTAGCAGAAAAGTCACTCATAGGCGTTGGTACTACAGTTTAACT